One region of Olleya sp. Hel_I_94 genomic DNA includes:
- a CDS encoding T9SS type B sorting domain-containing protein, with the protein MKSYRFTVNIILFLSLFFATQNAVGQLGFCNGNSGDIIFSETFGTGIGQSALPAGTTTYTYANGSEPEDGFYTVSNTSNFFDWFIIQDHTLDDVNGKMLVINSDFTTGEFYRTIINGLCVDTSYEFSSWLVNLTPSTGFCGSGAIPINVSFEIWDSSDTNLLASGSTGNLGSLPSPEWLQYGLVFQTLPGQTSVILKMKNNGVGGCGNDLAIDDIVFKSCGDNISIADASASNMISLCSSQTPFSTFLTVTPDNSVFSTHFYQWEESLDGTTWTDIIGETTQNITINGITDTRYYRSKVAESVANLNNNLCNVVSEVFQVDVTPLPPAPTLACWETATINNTTCSWDVVGAQPIQPIVACWETAIFNTTTCAWEVSGTQPLQPSGLECWETTIFNTTTCVWDIIGDQPFNEETEFVNFCQNETITLQAITDIISPTYIWDTGQTTSFLEVDASGIYIVEVTDGCLTTIITFIVAQLETPLLNSITSNGNDIVVNTSNTGDFEYSIDGVNYQNSNVFFNIEGGLYTIYIKANGCDDVVTTSFLHFYIPQFFTPNNDTNNDTFDLKGIQYFQSSEVYIYDRFGKLLKSSKNKSFSWDGTFNGSPMPTSDYWYVIIIDGQRRVGHFTLKR; encoded by the coding sequence GTGAAAAGCTACCGATTTACTGTTAATATCATTTTATTTTTATCTCTATTTTTTGCAACTCAAAATGCAGTAGGGCAGTTGGGATTTTGTAATGGTAATTCTGGAGATATTATTTTTAGTGAAACTTTTGGAACTGGAATTGGTCAAAGTGCTTTACCTGCAGGAACAACAACCTATACCTATGCTAATGGGTCTGAGCCAGAAGATGGTTTTTATACGGTAAGTAATACCTCTAACTTTTTTGATTGGTTTATAATTCAAGATCATACTTTAGATGATGTTAATGGTAAAATGTTGGTAATAAACTCCGATTTTACAACAGGTGAGTTTTACCGAACAATTATTAATGGACTTTGTGTGGACACATCTTACGAGTTTTCTTCGTGGTTAGTAAATTTGACACCTTCTACCGGATTTTGCGGTTCAGGAGCTATACCTATAAATGTAAGTTTTGAGATTTGGGATAGTTCTGATACTAATTTATTAGCCTCTGGTAGTACCGGAAACTTGGGTAGTTTGCCTTCACCAGAGTGGTTACAGTATGGATTAGTTTTTCAGACACTTCCTGGTCAGACGTCTGTTATATTAAAGATGAAAAATAATGGTGTTGGAGGATGCGGAAATGATCTTGCAATTGATGATATTGTTTTTAAAAGTTGTGGAGATAATATATCAATAGCAGATGCATCAGCTTCTAATATGATAAGTTTATGTAGTAGCCAAACACCTTTTAGTACGTTTTTGACAGTAACGCCAGATAATAGCGTATTTAGTACTCATTTTTATCAATGGGAAGAGAGTTTAGACGGAACCACATGGACCGATATTATTGGAGAAACAACTCAAAATATAACCATTAATGGTATTACAGATACTAGGTATTATAGGAGTAAAGTAGCTGAATCTGTTGCAAACTTAAATAATAACCTATGCAATGTTGTATCAGAAGTTTTTCAGGTAGATGTAACACCACTGCCACCTGCTCCAACACTGGCGTGCTGGGAAACTGCAACTATAAATAATACGACTTGTTCATGGGATGTTGTTGGTGCGCAACCAATTCAGCCTATTGTAGCATGTTGGGAAACTGCGATATTTAATACTACAACTTGTGCTTGGGAAGTCTCTGGTACGCAACCATTACAACCTTCAGGATTAGAATGTTGGGAAACCACTATATTTAATACTACTACATGTGTTTGGGATATTATTGGTGACCAACCATTTAATGAAGAAACTGAATTTGTAAATTTCTGTCAAAATGAAACGATTACTTTACAAGCCATTACAGATATAATTAGTCCAACATATATTTGGGATACAGGCCAAACGACATCGTTTTTAGAAGTAGATGCTTCTGGTATTTATATCGTAGAAGTAACTGATGGTTGTTTGACTACCATTATAACTTTTATTGTAGCTCAATTAGAAACACCTTTACTTAATAGTATTACCTCCAACGGAAACGATATTGTTGTTAATACAAGCAATACTGGTGATTTTGAATATTCTATAGATGGTGTTAACTATCAGAATTCCAATGTGTTTTTTAATATTGAAGGTGGTTTGTATACAATTTATATTAAAGCTAATGGATGTGATGATGTCGTGACCACATCGTTTTTACACTTTTACATACCGCAATTTTTTACACCAAATAACGATACAAACAATGATACCTTTGATTTAAAAGGAATCCAATATTTTCAGTCCTCAGAGGTTTATATATATGATCGTTTTGGCAAGCTTTTAAAAAGCTCAAAAAATAAATCCTTTTCTTGGGATGGTACATTTAATGGAAGCCCAATGCCTACATCAGATTATTGGTATGTTATAATAATAGATGGTCAGCGTCGTGTTGGACATTTTACTTTAAAACGATAA
- a CDS encoding alpha-2-macroglobulin family protein translates to MKLKSLSILFLVFILANSCKKEVTETDNLFKFRDYISFTTSGRVSVADNININLAKVVDGWQPDQVLDKNVFKISPYVEGKIVVINDHSLRFVPDENLKPDTEYAATINLGELYKDLPKQFSSYTFQFKTITPNFNIETNDLQSYSKEWQYLLGVAKASDIITLQQAKQLISATQKGKNLNIEWNEKSQPSKYFEFKIDSINRLVEDSEILIKWNGEAIKADNSGENTFSIPGKNNFKIMSVNVIQTPEQYLSINFSDPIKKQQNFDGLVTIQNSKNPKFIVNGNVLKAYPESKITGNVQVDVFQGIKNVDDYKLKTPFSETIAFEDVKPQVKLINSGVILPNSQELKFNFEAVNLSAVDVRVIKIFEDNILQFLQDNTLGSNNQNQIRRVGRRIAKHTIKLIENPIENDGKWKTYSIDLSKYIKSDPGAIYRVELDYKKAYSLYDCDANASNSSDNEEEYYEDDYYYEDDYYYGGGDYTYTNTEDEDLKEEEYWDNITYSYRDNNYNWRERNNPCNDAYYNNKVISQNLIGSNLGAIVKKGASNTYHFAVTNILTTNLEPAAKVVLYNFQQQELATTNTDNDGLAKIKSDKLAAFAIVSKGNNNTYVKLRDGNSLSLSKFDVSGATLQRGLKGYIYTERGVWRPGDSIHLTFMLNDIANKLPKGHPVKLEVTDANGKLAYKNISNQGLNNFYQFNIPTATEDKTGNWNAKISVGGATFYKGLKVETVKPNRLKIKIDFEDDILKSNTPLNGKLAVNWLHGAPAKNVKAEIKAKFSTSYSGFKNYEDYQFLDPSKNFNTEEVTIFEGNVDAEGLANITKNLNIGQDAPGMLNAQFLVRAFENGGDFSMDAFTMPYAPYNSFVGLKSPKAKAYGSFFTDENHTFDLVTVDDQGKPIKRNNLEIKVYKIEWRWWWNSSYDNLSQYTSSSYHKPFLNSKVNTNVSGKASFNIKVPDNEGGRYYITIKDPVSGHMTGRTAYFYKDWWKRQPSGDKEAAKMLVFAADKENYNVGETAKITFPSGTEGRALVSIENGSEVLQTKWVKTKKGETTVDIAITKDMAPNVFINISLLQPHASTANDLPLRLFGVIPLLVEDPNTKLEPEIRMPSVLQPEQEFEVFVSEKNNKAMTYTIAMVEEGLLDLTRFKTPNAWQSFYAREALGVKTWDVFDDVVGAYSGSIEQVFAIGGDGNAADGKNKKANRFKPVVKFLGPFNLEAGGRKTHKIKIPNYVGAVRTMVVAGNNTTEAYGSTDKSVQVKKPLMVLATLPRKLSPGEKVTLPVTVFAMEPNVKNVSVKLKLSKGITVVGNQTKALTFAHPDEQMAYFELDVSKAKGINTVEVIATGNGESSTYKVEIDVENVNPISSKSLDATLDSNGSKTIDFSTFGVTGTNSASVEFSTLPPMDFTRRLQYLVQYPHGCVEQTTSSVFPQLFLQDIFDLPFNKKQEIQANIENGIKRLGHFQRPNGGLSYWIGENSANDWGTSYAGHFLLEAEKKGFVLPLTFKSNWIKYQKQAAQSWRPSYRTYNSDLAQAYRLYTLALAGSADLGAMNRLREFSEISNEAKWRLAAAYALAGQTEASNQVSSTANINFKPQKYNYYTYGSVDRNRAMALETMILTKDKRVKDLSETIANDLSSQRWMSTQTTAYSLLAMAKMVNANGGKAMKLSYSINGKTETIDTKNAIAQRTLAINDGSNSITVKNNKQNIVYIRVLNSGKLPLGQELAEQRGLTTSIIYKDLKGNKIDVSKLQQGQDFVATVQITNTKDYNINDVALTQIFPSGWEIVNTRFTDFGASTSSQARFTDIRDDRVNFYFDLGPKKTNTFNVMLNASYLGQYYLPGLQAEAMYDNNFFVRNKGQWIEVEK, encoded by the coding sequence ATGAAATTAAAATCGCTATCAATCTTATTTCTTGTGTTTATACTAGCTAATTCTTGTAAAAAAGAGGTCACTGAAACGGATAACCTTTTTAAATTTAGAGATTACATTAGTTTTACAACGTCAGGACGCGTGTCTGTTGCAGATAATATAAACATCAATTTAGCAAAAGTGGTAGATGGATGGCAACCTGACCAAGTGCTTGATAAAAACGTATTTAAAATCTCACCTTATGTGGAAGGTAAAATTGTTGTAATAAACGATCATTCTTTAAGGTTTGTTCCGGATGAAAATTTAAAACCAGATACAGAGTATGCAGCGACAATTAATTTAGGCGAATTATATAAAGACCTTCCAAAACAATTTAGTAGCTATACGTTTCAGTTTAAAACTATTACTCCAAATTTTAATATTGAAACAAATGATTTACAATCTTACTCCAAAGAGTGGCAATACCTTTTAGGCGTTGCTAAAGCATCTGATATTATTACATTACAACAGGCTAAACAGTTAATTAGTGCAACTCAAAAAGGCAAAAACCTAAATATTGAATGGAACGAAAAAAGCCAGCCTTCAAAATATTTTGAATTTAAAATAGATAGTATTAATCGATTAGTTGAAGATTCTGAAATCTTAATTAAATGGAATGGCGAAGCAATTAAAGCAGACAATTCTGGAGAAAACACTTTTTCTATTCCTGGAAAAAACAACTTTAAAATCATGTCTGTAAACGTTATTCAGACACCAGAACAATATTTGTCAATTAACTTTTCTGACCCAATTAAAAAACAGCAAAATTTTGATGGTTTAGTCACTATCCAAAATAGCAAAAACCCTAAATTTATAGTAAACGGAAACGTGTTAAAAGCCTATCCTGAATCAAAAATTACAGGTAATGTACAAGTCGATGTTTTTCAAGGGATAAAAAACGTAGACGACTATAAACTAAAAACACCGTTTAGTGAAACTATCGCTTTTGAAGACGTCAAACCTCAAGTTAAACTAATTAATAGTGGTGTAATACTACCTAACTCTCAAGAGTTAAAATTCAATTTTGAAGCTGTAAACTTAAGCGCTGTAGATGTTAGAGTAATCAAGATTTTTGAAGATAATATTTTGCAATTTTTACAAGACAATACTCTTGGAAGTAATAATCAAAACCAAATAAGACGTGTTGGTCGTCGTATTGCTAAACACACCATTAAACTAATTGAAAACCCTATAGAAAATGATGGAAAATGGAAAACCTATAGCATTGACTTATCCAAATACATCAAATCAGATCCTGGTGCAATTTATCGTGTAGAGTTAGATTATAAAAAAGCATATTCGTTGTACGACTGTGACGCAAATGCAAGTAATAGCAGTGATAATGAAGAAGAATATTATGAGGACGATTATTATTATGAAGACGACTATTATTATGGTGGTGGAGATTATACTTACACAAATACAGAAGACGAAGATTTAAAAGAAGAAGAATATTGGGACAATATCACTTACAGCTATCGCGACAATAATTACAACTGGAGAGAACGCAATAACCCTTGCAATGATGCTTACTATAATAATAAGGTGATTTCGCAAAACTTAATTGGTTCTAATTTAGGAGCTATTGTAAAAAAAGGCGCTAGTAATACGTATCATTTTGCAGTGACCAATATTTTAACTACCAATCTAGAACCAGCTGCTAAGGTCGTTCTATACAACTTCCAACAACAAGAATTAGCAACTACTAATACCGATAATGATGGATTAGCAAAAATCAAATCCGATAAGTTGGCTGCTTTTGCAATAGTGTCTAAAGGTAATAATAACACTTACGTGAAACTACGAGACGGAAACTCGCTATCACTGAGTAAATTTGATGTTTCAGGAGCAACATTACAACGTGGACTTAAAGGTTATATTTATACTGAAAGAGGCGTTTGGCGACCAGGAGATTCTATTCATTTAACTTTTATGCTAAATGATATAGCAAACAAGCTACCAAAAGGACATCCAGTAAAATTAGAAGTAACCGATGCTAATGGTAAATTAGCTTATAAGAATATAAGTAATCAAGGCTTAAATAATTTTTATCAATTTAATATCCCAACTGCTACTGAAGACAAAACAGGAAACTGGAATGCAAAAATTAGCGTTGGAGGAGCAACATTTTATAAAGGACTTAAAGTCGAAACTGTAAAACCTAATCGCCTTAAAATTAAAATAGATTTTGAAGACGATATACTTAAATCTAACACGCCATTAAACGGAAAACTAGCTGTAAATTGGCTACATGGTGCTCCAGCTAAAAATGTAAAAGCCGAAATTAAAGCAAAATTTAGTACCTCTTATTCTGGTTTTAAAAACTACGAAGACTATCAATTTTTAGATCCATCCAAAAACTTTAATACAGAAGAGGTTACCATTTTTGAAGGCAATGTAGATGCTGAAGGTTTAGCAAATATTACCAAAAACTTAAACATTGGACAAGATGCTCCTGGTATGCTAAATGCACAATTTTTAGTACGTGCTTTTGAAAACGGAGGCGATTTTTCCATGGATGCATTTACAATGCCATATGCTCCTTACAACTCTTTTGTTGGTTTAAAATCACCTAAAGCAAAAGCTTACGGTTCTTTTTTTACAGATGAAAATCACACGTTTGATTTAGTGACTGTGGATGATCAAGGAAAACCAATAAAACGTAATAATTTAGAGATTAAAGTGTATAAAATAGAATGGCGTTGGTGGTGGAACTCCTCTTACGACAATCTATCACAATATACCTCTAGCAGCTATCACAAACCATTTTTAAACAGCAAAGTAAATACTAATGTAAGCGGTAAAGCATCGTTTAATATTAAAGTGCCAGATAACGAAGGTGGTCGTTATTATATTACTATAAAAGATCCCGTTTCTGGTCACATGACTGGTCGCACTGCATACTTTTATAAAGACTGGTGGAAACGTCAACCTTCTGGAGATAAAGAAGCTGCAAAAATGTTAGTGTTTGCTGCAGACAAAGAAAACTATAATGTTGGCGAAACTGCAAAAATTACTTTCCCATCAGGTACAGAAGGTCGCGCATTAGTTAGTATAGAAAATGGATCAGAGGTCTTACAAACTAAATGGGTAAAAACTAAAAAAGGAGAAACCACTGTAGATATTGCTATCACAAAAGACATGGCTCCAAACGTATTTATTAATATCTCATTGCTACAACCACACGCATCTACTGCTAATGATTTACCGTTACGCTTATTTGGTGTAATTCCGTTATTGGTAGAAGATCCAAATACTAAATTAGAACCAGAAATAAGAATGCCAAGCGTCTTGCAACCTGAACAAGAATTTGAAGTATTTGTTTCAGAAAAAAACAACAAAGCCATGACCTACACTATTGCTATGGTTGAAGAAGGGTTATTAGATCTAACACGTTTTAAAACACCAAACGCATGGCAATCCTTTTATGCTAGAGAGGCTTTAGGCGTAAAAACTTGGGATGTTTTTGATGATGTTGTTGGTGCATATAGCGGAAGTATAGAACAAGTTTTTGCTATTGGAGGAGATGGAAATGCTGCTGATGGTAAAAACAAAAAAGCAAATAGATTTAAACCTGTTGTTAAATTCCTTGGGCCATTTAATCTAGAAGCAGGCGGAAGAAAAACACATAAAATTAAAATACCAAATTACGTTGGAGCAGTAAGAACAATGGTTGTTGCAGGTAATAACACAACTGAAGCTTATGGAAGCACTGACAAATCTGTACAGGTCAAAAAACCTTTAATGGTTTTAGCAACGCTTCCAAGAAAATTAAGTCCAGGAGAAAAGGTAACACTACCTGTTACTGTTTTTGCTATGGAACCTAATGTAAAAAACGTATCGGTTAAATTAAAATTAAGCAAAGGAATTACAGTTGTTGGAAACCAAACTAAGGCACTAACTTTTGCACATCCAGATGAGCAAATGGCTTATTTTGAATTAGATGTTAGCAAGGCAAAAGGCATTAATACTGTTGAAGTTATTGCAACTGGAAATGGGGAATCTTCAACTTATAAAGTAGAGATTGATGTTGAAAATGTAAATCCAATTTCGTCTAAAAGCCTAGATGCTACTTTAGATTCAAATGGGTCTAAAACTATTGACTTTTCGACATTTGGTGTTACTGGAACAAATAGTGCAAGCGTTGAGTTTTCAACATTGCCTCCAATGGATTTTACTAGAAGATTACAATATCTAGTACAATATCCTCATGGCTGTGTAGAGCAAACCACATCAAGTGTGTTTCCTCAGTTATTCTTGCAAGACATCTTTGATTTACCTTTCAATAAAAAACAAGAAATCCAAGCAAACATAGAAAACGGAATCAAACGTTTAGGTCATTTTCAAAGACCAAATGGTGGTTTAAGCTATTGGATTGGAGAAAACAGTGCTAATGATTGGGGAACTAGTTATGCTGGACATTTCTTATTAGAAGCAGAGAAAAAAGGATTTGTTTTACCATTAACATTTAAAAGTAATTGGATTAAATACCAAAAACAAGCTGCACAAAGTTGGAGACCAAGCTACAGAACATATAATTCCGACTTAGCACAAGCCTATCGCTTATACACTTTAGCATTAGCTGGAAGTGCAGATTTGGGAGCTATGAATCGTTTACGCGAATTTTCAGAAATTTCTAACGAAGCCAAATGGCGTTTAGCAGCTGCTTATGCTTTAGCTGGTCAAACCGAAGCTAGCAACCAAGTGTCAAGTACTGCAAATATTAACTTTAAGCCACAAAAATACAATTATTACACCTATGGATCTGTTGACAGAAACAGAGCTATGGCTTTAGAAACTATGATTTTAACTAAAGACAAACGGGTTAAAGATTTATCAGAAACCATTGCAAATGATTTATCAAGTCAACGTTGGATGAGTACACAAACCACTGCATATAGCTTACTAGCTATGGCTAAAATGGTTAATGCAAATGGCGGAAAAGCCATGAAATTAAGCTACTCCATTAATGGTAAAACCGAAACAATCGATACTAAAAATGCTATTGCACAACGTACTTTAGCAATTAACGATGGAAGCAACAGCATAACCGTTAAAAACAACAAACAAAACATAGTTTATATACGTGTTTTAAATTCTGGAAAACTACCATTGGGTCAAGAGTTAGCAGAACAAAGAGGTCTGACTACAAGTATAATTTACAAAGATTTAAAGGGTAATAAAATTGATGTTTCCAAACTACAACAAGGTCAAGATTTTGTTGCAACAGTACAAATTACTAATACTAAAGACTACAACATAAATGACGTTGCATTGACTCAAATTTTTCCGTCAGGTTGGGAAATAGTAAATACACGTTTTACAGACTTTGGAGCTTCAACTTCAAGTCAGGCTAGGTTTACAGATATTAGAGACGATCGTGTTAATTTTTATTTTGACTTAGGACCTAAAAAAACCAACACGTTTAACGTCATGCTTAATGCTTCGTATTTAGGACAATACTATTTACCAGGTTTACAAGCTGAAGCAATGTACGATAACAACTTTTTTGTTAGAAACAAAGGACAATGGATTGAAGTTGAAAAATAA
- a CDS encoding OmpA family protein, with protein sequence MSKKTGYLLGILLTIILGTILYWYLCCKPCLEADKVAIDNTINTEDVSVKTDQKTATINAFAVKDVNGDLDFQINDNLNFKTSSPLIIDSITSSVDEGANKLVAYYNSNPNKLLNIYGHYRSDEVNNSVFPDLGLARANAAKNYFVSKGMASKNINTYGKLDDNFNANAEGVLQGPLSYEVKTVAAGDTSIEEDTKKLGDTIKADPLILYFDTAQATISLSDSQRLKVSNMVKYIDKVDGALITVTGFTDNTGSRPTNIKLGQGRADFTKQYLIQNGIDSSKIQSFSKGPDLPIADNATEEGRAKNRRVEVTIN encoded by the coding sequence ATGAGTAAAAAAACCGGTTATCTTCTGGGTATTTTACTGACCATTATCTTAGGTACAATTTTGTACTGGTATTTATGTTGTAAACCATGTCTTGAAGCAGATAAAGTTGCTATAGATAATACAATAAATACTGAAGATGTTTCAGTAAAAACAGATCAAAAAACAGCAACCATTAATGCATTTGCAGTAAAAGATGTTAATGGTGATTTAGATTTTCAAATTAATGATAATTTAAACTTTAAAACTTCTAGCCCTTTAATTATTGATTCTATCACTTCTAGTGTGGATGAAGGCGCAAATAAGCTGGTCGCGTATTACAATAGTAATCCTAATAAACTATTAAATATTTATGGTCATTATCGTAGTGATGAGGTTAATAACTCAGTCTTTCCGGATTTAGGGTTAGCACGTGCCAATGCTGCAAAAAATTATTTTGTATCAAAAGGTATGGCTTCAAAAAATATTAATACTTACGGTAAATTGGATGATAATTTTAACGCTAATGCAGAAGGTGTATTGCAAGGACCATTAAGTTACGAAGTAAAGACTGTAGCTGCAGGAGACACAAGTATTGAAGAAGACACCAAAAAGTTAGGAGACACCATAAAAGCAGATCCTTTAATTTTATACTTTGATACTGCTCAAGCGACCATTAGTTTGTCGGATAGTCAAAGACTAAAAGTTTCAAATATGGTAAAATATATAGATAAGGTTGATGGTGCGTTAATTACTGTTACTGGCTTTACAGATAATACTGGTAGTCGACCAACTAACATAAAATTAGGGCAAGGACGCGCTGATTTTACAAAACAATATTTAATCCAAAATGGAATAGACAGTAGTAAAATACAATCATTTTCCAAAGGTCCAGATTTACCTATTGCAGATAATGCTACAGAAGAGGGTCGCGCAAAAAATAGAAGAGTAGAAGTAACCATTAACTAA
- a CDS encoding ATP-binding protein: MINKRLLIKNLLAHNDENSFYDKKRKIDINQKEGKAKFLKHVCALSNSNPKNNSFIVIGVEDEDNTIIGVDFFDDSKIQNLINAYLSNPPIVQYENIPFPHLPDHKVVGLVTIRANNGLTSLRKNIWKYYGGSVFFRDGSISMPKVFNSEIQDVNSKIVEAIENHAQNNIQYTLDGVFDFMKKRQDYNPNYIVFKEYFVLCWSGEKKQVKDETFYSRVDIELINEQVRLFFSTLDEVAITFNEDSFTIIEYLKLGLQNSYKYYPLEKTVINFTDNASYNIESTLVFNPPQFDKKVLHHIYNSNNVILEKLKKRQILNNNEIKDLNNLPDTYLICYLNLFHEALDKLNEAKPYLKPLPEVYRKYKDVLRILRKVKYN, encoded by the coding sequence ATGATTAATAAACGCTTACTTATTAAAAACTTACTTGCACATAACGACGAGAATAGTTTTTATGATAAAAAGCGAAAAATTGATATTAATCAAAAAGAAGGTAAAGCTAAATTTTTAAAACATGTTTGCGCTTTATCCAATTCCAATCCTAAAAACAACTCGTTTATAGTTATAGGCGTAGAGGATGAAGATAACACCATAATTGGCGTTGATTTTTTTGACGATTCTAAAATCCAAAACTTAATCAACGCTTATTTATCAAACCCACCAATTGTACAATACGAGAATATTCCTTTTCCACACTTACCAGACCACAAAGTCGTTGGATTAGTTACTATACGCGCTAATAATGGTTTGACCTCTCTTAGAAAAAACATTTGGAAATATTATGGAGGATCAGTCTTTTTTAGAGATGGAAGCATTAGCATGCCTAAAGTTTTTAATAGCGAAATACAAGATGTAAACTCCAAAATCGTGGAAGCTATTGAGAACCATGCACAAAACAATATACAATATACATTAGATGGTGTTTTTGATTTTATGAAAAAACGCCAAGACTATAATCCTAATTATATTGTTTTTAAAGAATATTTTGTCCTGTGTTGGTCTGGCGAAAAAAAGCAAGTTAAAGATGAAACGTTTTACTCTAGAGTAGACATTGAGCTTATTAATGAGCAAGTCCGTTTATTTTTTTCAACTTTAGATGAAGTTGCAATTACTTTTAATGAAGATTCTTTTACGATTATTGAATACTTAAAACTAGGACTTCAAAATTCTTATAAATATTATCCATTAGAAAAAACAGTTATTAATTTTACTGACAATGCTAGCTATAACATAGAGTCTACCTTAGTTTTTAATCCTCCACAATTTGACAAAAAAGTATTACACCACATATACAATAGTAATAATGTGATTTTAGAAAAACTAAAAAAAAGACAAATTTTAAATAATAACGAAATAAAAGATCTAAACAATCTACCTGATACGTATCTTATATGTTATCTGAATTTATTTCATGAAGCTTTGGACAAATTAAATGAGGCAAAACCATATTTAAAACCGCTTCCTGAAGTATACAGAAAGTACAAAGACGTCTTGCGTATTTTACGAAAAGTAAAATACAATTAA
- a CDS encoding aldehyde dehydrogenase family protein, with protein MQAVSTDFGIKEALKQLGLKDINEGTSTGSNNFGSGDLIASYSPTDGKLIGKVSTTTKEDYEKVITTATEAFKSFRAMPAPQRGEIVRQFGNKLRELKEPLGKLVSYEMGKSLQEGYGEVQEMIDICDFAVGLSRQLNGQTIPSERPGHVMREQWHSLGVVGIISAFNFPVAVWAWNTALAWVCGDVCIWKGSEKAPLCSVACQNIIAAVLKENNLPEGISAIINGDYKVGEFMTTDHRIPLISATGSTRMGRIVGATVAERFGKSLLELGGNNAIIITPTADLKVVVPGAVFGAVGTCGQRCTSTRRLIIHESVYDKVRDAIVGAYGQLTIGNPLDQKNHIGPLIDKDSVNTYLAAIEKAKAEGGNVLVEGGVLEGEGYESGCYVKPAIIEAENSFEIVQHETFAPILYLMKYSGEVENAIAVQNGVAQGLSSAIMTNEMKEAEKFLSFAGSDCGIANVNIGTSGAEIGGAFGGEKETGGGRESGSDAWKVYMRRQTNTVNYSDELPLAQGIKFDL; from the coding sequence ATGCAAGCAGTTTCAACTGATTTCGGAATAAAAGAAGCTTTAAAACAATTAGGCTTAAAAGATATAAATGAAGGGACTTCTACAGGGTCTAATAATTTTGGAAGTGGAGATTTAATCGCTTCATATTCTCCTACTGATGGAAAATTAATAGGAAAAGTATCTACAACTACTAAGGAAGATTACGAAAAAGTAATCACTACAGCTACGGAAGCTTTTAAAAGCTTTAGAGCGATGCCAGCACCACAAAGAGGTGAAATTGTAAGACAATTTGGTAATAAATTAAGAGAATTAAAAGAACCTTTAGGAAAGTTAGTCTCTTACGAGATGGGTAAATCTTTACAAGAAGGATATGGTGAAGTACAAGAAATGATTGACATCTGTGATTTTGCAGTTGGGCTATCAAGACAACTTAATGGGCAAACAATACCATCTGAACGTCCAGGACACGTAATGCGCGAGCAGTGGCACTCTTTAGGTGTTGTTGGTATCATCTCAGCATTTAACTTTCCAGTAGCAGTTTGGGCTTGGAATACAGCTTTAGCATGGGTTTGTGGTGATGTATGTATTTGGAAAGGATCAGAAAAAGCACCATTATGTTCTGTAGCATGTCAAAACATTATTGCTGCAGTTTTAAAAGAAAATAACTTACCAGAAGGTATTTCGGCAATCATAAATGGAGACTACAAAGTAGGAGAGTTTATGACAACAGATCATAGAATCCCATTAATATCTGCAACAGGATCTACTAGAATGGGACGTATTGTTGGAGCAACAGTAGCAGAGCGTTTTGGAAAATCGTTATTAGAATTAGGAGGAAACAACGCCATTATTATTACACCAACAGCAGATTTAAAAGTAGTTGTTCCTGGTGCTGTATTTGGAGCAGTTGGGACTTGTGGTCAACGTTGTACATCAACTAGAAGACTAATCATTCACGAGTCGGTTTACGATAAGGTAAGAGATGCAATTGTAGGTGCTTATGGACAATTAACAATTGGTAATCCATTGGATCAAAAAAATCATATTGGACCATTAATCGATAAGGATTCAGTAAATACGTATTTAGCTGCAATTGAAAAAGCAAAAGCAGAAGGAGGAAATGTACTAGTAGAAGGAGGCGTTTTAGAAGGTGAAGGTTACGAGTCTGGATGTTATGTTAAGCCAGCTATAATTGAAGCAGAAAACAGTTTTGAAATTGTACAGCATGAAACATTTGCACCAATTTTATATTTAATGAAATATTCTGGTGAAGTTGAAAACGCAATTGCTGTTCAAAACGGAGTAGCACAAGGATTATCATCTGCAATCATGACAAACGAAATGAAAGAAGCAGAAAAATTCCTATCCTTTGCAGGATCTGATTGCGGAATAGCAAACGTAAACATTGGAACATCTGGAGCAGAGATTGGTGGTGCCTTTGGAGGAGAAAAAGAAACAGGTGGTGGACGTGAGTCAGGATCTGATGCTTGGAAAGTATACATGAGAAGACAAACAAACACAGTAAATTATTCGGACGAATTACCTTTAGCTCAAGGTATTAAGTTTGATTTATAA